The genomic segment CAGGGTGTCAGGTGTGGTCCAGGGTCGTTGAACGGTTAATGCACAGAGTAAAGAGGCTGAAAATCGAAGACGGAACAGAAGACGGCCAGAAAAGGtatggaaacaaaacacagtagCAAGACTTCTCATAAAAACTTTTGACACAGGGGACATATCAATTCCAGTTCTGGCCGATTTACACTGGCTTCCCATTCGTTACAGATTCTGCCGATCACTACGTGGTCTGTCTCTGCTGTACATCTCATATCCATAGTTAAAACTAAGGGGGGCTGTTTTAGCTCTGACACTGAATAAAACTTCCCCTCACTATCAGAACAGCTGAGTCAGCCActttaaaaagcttttaaaaacccACCTGTACAGATGGGCACCTGTTCAATACTTTATAATATCTATTCAAATTTTTAAGTATAATGTTCtctcaaatattttctttttttcttgctttctatATTGTATGGTTCTGTATTTTGTGAAGCtgtttttgaaaagtgctataGAAATAAAGTTAGTTATTATAAATAAGTTCTGTATGTTAGATTATGCCCTGAAAACACTTGTCGTTTTACTTTTTAGTGATGAGGAAATGTATCAGTGAAATGAGATTTTGTGTGCTTTTTTAGAATATAAGGAACGTAGGaagcatttacacattttaacatctttACCAGACAactagatttttaaaaatttgattAACTTCAAACAGTAGTCAGTTGttagctgaaatgaaatgtgagtTTTGACTGCTCGTATCTGCCATTAtggatcagtgttttcatggaaaGTGGGTCATCATTTTGTGTGAATTGTGCATGTGTAGAAGAACACACATGGGCCACAAGATACACACTCCTGTTACCAGTTTCATGTTTGCTCCACTGACTGAGAGTTTGTGGTAGTAATGCACAAAGAAGTGTAGCAATGTGACAACTGCCAGTGAGCAAACATGGTTGTCAGTGAACCCTGGTTTTAAATGATCCATAAAATTGGTTTTGCAAATGTTTATTGAGACAGTAAATGCGTTTACTGCACCTCAAAGATACAGTGCACTTCGAATATACCTGTCTGACGTACTGATCCGTCTGAGTGTCTGTCCACAGCGTCAGAGAAGCACTGGCAGGTATGATGGGGGAGGACGAGCTCTCGGAGAGCACAGAGGTGGTGGAGATGGAGGATGTGAATCCCACCCAGTTCCAGGTGGAGAAGCATACGTGGGATGGCCTGCGGAAGATCATCCACAACAGCCGCAAGAACACCGGCGTGGTCATCAACAAGGCGCCGCATGACTTCCAGTTTGTCCAGAAGGACGAGAGCAGCCCGCACTCTCACCGCATCTACTACCTTGGTGAGCTAAAACCGAAAACAGAGGGCTGTAGCAGTTgttgatttattattatcattttcagcCAAATAATCTCACTTTCtgcaataaatgtcaaaaaatgaagAAGATCCAGCTGAGATTTGGTGCTTTTAGCGGGTGTTGACTTGTTGCCTCTGTGAATAATCTGTGGATACAGCTGGTGAGTCACAGCTGCCAGCTTGCAACTGTTTTCAAGCTCATTTGAAGTCCAAAGATCTGCAGTGAATCTAGTCAGTGTGTGCTGGAGAGAAAACCAAGAGCAGCaccattttactttgttgtggctgatcagtgtatttctGCTTGTGTCTGTTGCAGCTGTAGCACGCAGAATTTCTGCAAAATGgtttctgtttctttgctgCCATGTCTCAAACAGTTAGCTCTGGTGTGTGATATTATTTCCAGAGCCATGTCAAGTTTTGTAATGCAAACTACATAGAGCGTGTACAAACAGTTCTCACAGTAGGTCAGTTATTGAGTACACAAACAGTTATGCCATGATGACAGCAATTCATGCCTGGTCTAAATCCGTTTTCTTCGCTGCAGTAGCTGGTagcttttttaaaaccttaaaggGATAACTGTGTAActtttgggaaaaaaacagaatcttCTTTTTACAAATGATAAGTTTAATTCATATGAAATAGCAAGATGAGGTAAGAACCAAGTATTTGGCTGGTCCATGTTTAGATGTGCAAAATGACCACTGACTTTGTCACTCTTCTCTACTTGTGCTATTGCTATGCTACATTTCAGCATCTGCCACCATCCCATAACTGCCACATTTAAACTTGTAAAGACACATAGACCTCTGTTCAGCAGAGGTTACACAGTCTTATTTAAAAGCTTTACTCTGCTTGTGTCTTTCCTGCCTGGCtgctgacaacactgtcagtgGAGGTGAGCGTTTAGTCTTTTAGCTGTGACCGTTCCCACAACAGACATGTGTTTCGCAGCAGACAGGTAGAACTCCGCAAACATCTGAAACATCTGAACATCAGAGCTGAGAGTCCCAACAACCGGTTAAACAGTGGTGTAACATCATCACCTCGCCAAGTCTATCACTCACTCAGTTCACCACAGACCCAACCAAAAACACTTGGTTCAACACACTTGTCTGGTATAACCGGTAACGtgtggtggctaatgttagctgatgttagcCTAAATTTTACTTACCACTGACTTTGTCACTCTTCTCTACTTGTGCTATTGCTATGCTACATTTCAGCATCTGCCACCATCCCATAACTGCCACATTTAAACTCGTAAAGACACATAGAAAAACCAGTTTTTAGATAAACCGTTGGCTAATGAATCCAAATGCAGCCACCAGACAGGTTGGTTAAGCCCATAGGAATTCCCCTCAAGGCAGCCATGTTTCAGTAGCCTGTTCAGAGGCAGAGCAGGCTCTGTTTATGGAGGTTTAGCTCAATTTGCAAATTCATCTTAATTTTAGAAATGACCCCCTGCTTTTACAAAACACATCTGAAGTCATGCATATGCTTAGTAGGACATACCCTAATATGAAAGAACTAGTTTGTGTGAAGAAGCCTGTTTTAATTAAGTGATGCCTAAAACTCAGTCCTCAGGTATAACAAGGTGAACTAAATTACCTGTACAGCTCATCTACAACACAACAGGTTAACTTACTTGGGCTCACAggctttcttctccttctggTCTTACAGGCATGCCTTACGCCAGCAGGGACAACGCATTACTCTACTCAGACATTCCCAAGAAGGTCCGCAAAGACGCCCTGCTGGTTTTGTCATGGAAACAGATGCTGGATCACTTTCAGGTAAGGAAGATTCTCCGTCCTCACTAGATATTTAATTATTGAGAGGATGATTGTGAACTCACTCCTCGTAAAGGCGTCTTATAGTAGTAGTCAGAGCTCCATGGAGAAAAAGACCATGGAGATTGCAGGGTTTTCCACAAGTGCATACGCATATGTCCAGCTGAGTGACAGAATTAGTGGGAATAATTGCATTATTAAAGAATTCACACAACTCATGGTGTTTCATTTGTAAGGTTAAGATTCCTTCAATATTCATTGTTTAGGAgaattttactgggagctgaattatcaacagaggtctcctcctctccaaaacaaactgacaaagtaATTAAAATTGGTTACAACACACTCTCTTGGGCAAGCACCGGTTGTCGAGAGGGGCCATTTGCATAGCTTGTTTCTGCgatccagacatctgatgataaaaatccttcatctgatTTAAGATTATCGTTTATAAACGTTATAAAAAGTGATGTAAGAAAACAGTCTGCtgataatgttttaatgtctggccATCTGGCCGACAGCTGGCGCTTAAGGAAAACCCTGGGATTGATGTTTCTTGCTATACAACTGTCATATTGTGCTGTATTGATTTCATAAACAGCAGTTCTTACTGTTAAATAGAAGAAATGCATCCTATTCATTGGTACATGGtacttctctctctttaatttAGTGTGGTAATGTTTTCTCACCGTTTGTTTCCATGCCCTGAACAAACTGTCTTTGACCCTGACCTCGCTCGGCCAGCATTGTCACGTTGTGTGTCCCCCTGTTGCCCCTGACCTCAGGCCAGCCCACATCACGGGGGCTTCTCCcgggaggaggagctgctgcgaGAGAGGAAGCGTTTGGGGGTGTCTGGCATCACCTCCTATGACTACCACAGATCCAGCGGGCTCTTCCTGTTCCAGGCCAATAGCTGTCTGTACTACTGCCGTGACGGTGGAAACAACAGCTTCAttgtgagttaaaggacagtGAAGTGAGACTTTCACTGCCACACAGCATTTTCAGAGTCAGGACTTGAATGAGCTCTCCAGTAAGAATATGAATAGTTACTTAGATAGTTAGTCAAGTAAACTGGTATTACCAGCTGACAGGTAACAAGCAGTTACACAGAAATGGGTAATTTAAGGTCATTTTGAAactggtttgttttcatctgtaaaatgtcTCTTTAGTAAACATTGATAGAAGActcagaaaatcagaaaatccTCACACTATAAAAACTTGATCCAATAAACTTAGtaaatttttactttaaaatgacttaaacaatgAATTTATCATCAAAGTTTTGTGTCAGTCAAaaaattgtttcagctcttgTCATAATTTGGTAATAACCAAGCATAGGGGATCCGTATTAAAAGTTTAGGCTGAtggtatgtgtttatgtttcaaTTTGAAGTGTTTTATTTGGCTTAAAAAAAATTTACCAATGAAGGAACTCTCAGTCATTCAGGTTTTATGGTTTTCATTGGAAAAGGACATTATGTTAgaaagcattttgtttttagatgtGTTCTTTTTGAACTCTGAAATATCCtctaaaatagaaaatgaacaCATTATTAGTCAAGTCTGaaaccacagcagctgtgacCTAAGCTTTCCTCCTTCTGCTCcgtgtgtttgtgcagactGCTCCCATGAATCCCGTTGAGATTAAGACCGAGAGCTCAGGCACACGTATGGACCCTAAGATCTGCCCCGGGGACCCCAACTTTATTGGCTTCATCAGTAACAATGACATTTGGGTCACCAGCATCGAGACGGGTGAAGAGAAGAGGCTCACCTTCTGCCACAAAGGTCAGGAGTGAAACATGTTCACAGACTCAGTCTTACCTGATCCTCTAAATTTtttcttagtgtttttttttttcttctgcatctgtgttttaattttagGTATCGATAACCCAAAAGAAGACCCTAAATCTGCTGGTGTAGCCACTTTTGTCACACAGGAAGAGTTTGATCGCTTCACTGGATACTGGTGGTCACCAGCTGCTCGAGAAGGTGAGTGTTGATTTTGTGAGAAGACATGTAATAAACAAGAGTCATATTATGAAtcatatgaatattggtcaCTGCTTATATTAAGAACAGGAACTTATTCATGAAGGGtaaaaaaagtgtaaacaaatataaacaggaTGTTTAGTTAACCTCTGTAGTTCTAAGATCTCAAAATAACACCTACCTTCTTCACTTGTCATCTTCCTGGCTCAGAGTCGGATGGTGGGAAGACGTTGCAGATTTTATACGAGGAGGTGGACGAGTCTGAGGTTGAGATCATCCATGTCCCGTCTCCGGCCCTGGAGGAGCGTAAGACCGATGTCTACAGATACCCACGTGCAGGTACGCAAGCACCAAAAACCTCAGTATTTATAAGTGATACACTGAAAGTTTTATGGTTTTGTCAGTgagatttttgtattttatttctttggaCAAAGAGCAGACATGTTTAATGAAACACTACATATGTAATATGTATGTAGAGCCACAACAAATCAGTCgattgacaaaaaaataatcagcaattgtctcaataatttaataattgatttttaacatttgctggttccaaCGTGTCAAATATGgagattaatctgcagattaagGTGTTTGTTGTAACCACATACAGTTTGTATATGTGGTTTTGATTTTGGGGGGATTTTACCTACTGTTCCTGTCCTTGTGATTACATCAGAAatgtttattcatattttggTTCTTAACTCAGTTTTATTATATTTCCAGGCAGCAAGAATCCAGATATTACTCTCAAAATAGCAGAAATCAGGACAGATAATCTCGGCAAAGTGAGTGCTCATCCACAAAATATCCTAATATGTTGATGATCTGTTAATCCACCCACAgtgaacaaaacactgaaatgttgtaTTGTCAccttggtgtgttttttttttctccctcagatTGTCAGCACACAAGAAAAGGAGCTTCCTGTTCCCTTCACCAGCCTGTTCCCAGATGCTGAATACATCACCAGAGCTGGATGGACAAAGGATGGCAAATAGTAAGTTTAACAATCTGTTGTTATTAAAGCACGTCCCATAGCCTTTCAGCTTCACCGAGCTTCAGAAGCTCCTGAACccagacaggaggaaacagagtgTCTGTATGACTCATTCCCTCTCGTcacacctctccctctccctctctgtcagtgcGTGGGTGGTCATGATGGACCGGCGTCAGCAGCATCTCCAGCTGGTCCTGCTGCCTCCAGCGTTCTTCATCCCTGCAAATCAGGACAAGACCAGCAGACAAGAGAGCCTGGAGACCCTTGGAGACACGGTCCATCCTTTGATCATCTACGAAGAGACCAGCGACATCTGGATCAATGTGAGGCTCAACACCACATCTGTCTCTGGATCTGTTAACACTGCTGACAGCTGTAGTATTGTACTTACATACTACTGTTGTTTTTCCTAAAGGTCCATGACATCTTCCATCCCTTCATCCAAACCAGCGATGATGAAATCACCTTCATCACCGTAAACGAGTCCAAAACAGGCTTCTGCCACCTGTATAAGATCACCTCAGTGTTACAGCGTGGCAGCTATCACTGGGCCAAAGGTTACACTCACTCTGAAGGTAACACAGGCCGGTGTCACAGATACATTGTTGGGCTGTGTGAAATATAAAACCCTTAGTTCCTAAACTCAACCTTACAGTTCAGACTAGTTTCAGTTGATCCACATTTGCTCCTCTGTCATCAGATGATTTCAAGTGTCCAGTCAAAGAGGAGGTGACAGTAACCAGTGGGGAGTGGGAGGTGCTGGCCAATCACGGAGCAAAGGTGAAGCATTTTACTGTGTTACTAGATGTTCTGAGTCATGGGTACATGACTACAGGGTACTAAGACCTGTCGAATCAGTCATGAACAGGTTCTTCACAGAAGGAAAATTCACATTTACTGCTACTTAATACTCAAATGTTGtacttgttgttttttttgtggtaTAGCGTTCATCCAGTCCTCAGATTTGGGTGGACGAGGTGGGGAAAGTGGTTTACTTCCAGGGAACCAAAGACTCTCCTCTGGAGCATCACCTGTATGTGGTGAGCTACGAGTCTCCGGGTGAAATTGTCCGACTCACCAAACCTGGATTCTcccacagctgctctgtgagccaggtattgaaaacacacactcacacttgtgCTCTATTACAGCTCTAAAATCTGAATGaacagttttacagtgtttccTTCCTTCTAAACCAGTGCTGTGATGCTGAGGAAAGTTTTCCGCTCTGGGTTCACACAATTGCTGCTCACTTTTTATACTGTCATAAAATATCAATACCTTCAGCAGAAAGATATAAACCAACCATGTAGTCAGTGTTGTGCCATGTTGTTTCCACAGGTTTGTGTTTAACCTGcacttgtctttttcttttcttccataCAGACCTTTGACATGTTTATCAGCCACTACAGCAACTTGACAACCGCACCGTGCGTGCACATCTTCAAGCTGCTCAGTTCAGACAGCGACCCACTTCACAAAGAGCCGCAGTTCTGGGCGAGCATGATGGAGTCCTCTGGTACTGAACAGTTTGTTGATGATCGATGAAATGTCGTGTGAAATAACCACGAGACCACTctgaagatttatttttcttgtttgtttccaGGGGCTGCATTCGACAGCATTCCTCCAGAGATCTTCAACTTCACGGGGAAGTCGGGCTTCGAGCTGTACGGCATGTTGTACAAACCACAAAACCTGGTCCCCGGCAGGAAGCATCCCACTGTCATCTTTGTTTACGGCGGTCCCCAGGTTTGATCTCTTCCACTTTAAGACTGGATTCATGTTGTGTAGATGTGAAACCTTTAGAACAGTGAGGGCTATTGGCACCTACAGTGTTTCATCTAATaaagctgaagctgctgtttttgaACTTTACAAATGAGACTATTTCTACACTGCGATACTGCTctttttactcaagtaaaaatatttgaacGTTTCTTCTGCCTCTGTATACGAAAAAATTTATGAGTGAGTGCAAGGGACTTAGTGTTGGAGAAACACAGTTAAAgctaacatgttttttttgcttggtttttttttgtttgtttttttttttgcaggtgCAGTTAGTGAATAATTCCTATAAAGGAGTGAAGTATCTACGGTTAAGCACTCTGGCATCTCTGGGCTATGTCGTAATGGTGATCGACGGGCGAGGATCCTGTCAGCGAGGGCTCAAGTTTGAGGGAGCTGTGAAGGACAAAATGGTATTTTATCACATCAAACATCTGTCAGTCTATCAGACAGACatggagagagagcagctccTTGTTCCTCATTTAACGACTGtctgttaaatgtaaatttaataaCATAAGAACATTTATGGCCtgatttctttgtctttttttagaAGTTGTATTTTTAGGAAAATGTTCCATGTGTGCAAATTGTATGAGAAGTGAGTgacctttgtttttcctccGCTCAGGGTCAGGTAGAGATCGATGACCAGGTAGAGGGTTTGCACTACGTAGCTGAGAAGTACAAGTGCGTGGACCTGAGTCGCGTTGCCATCCACGGCTGGTCGTACGGAGGCTTCCTCTCACTCATGGGCCTCATCCATAAACCGGACATCTTCAAGGTCAAAACCCTGAACAAACCCTGAGCAAATTTACAGTTGGTGAACAAGAAGGAGACTTAGTATTgagatttttaaatatgtttacagTTCCTTCGAGAGCATTTCGAATTCTATAAGTGATTTGATCTATCAAAAATCAACTCAGTCTGCACCTCAGGCTGCATTTCTGAGGGCACTGTTtcaatgaagaaataaaacccTTTGTTTGAGAtcctgcttgtgtttttgttattttttaggTTGCCATTGCAGGAGCTCCAGTGACCTTGTGGATGGCCTACGACACTGGCTACACAGAGCGATATTTGGACACACCTGAAAAAAACCAGAAGGGATACGAGGCTTGCTCTGTTGCCCTGCATGTTGACAAACTCCCAAATGAGTGAGAGCTTGTCACgttaaaatacagattttcattttaatgctttaaaTTTGTTATCCACCCCTTCTATTCAACAAGTCTGGTTCCAGCAAAGTTCATTTCACAGAATAGCACAGATGATGGTGCAGTGTCAAAGCTCACAGTTTGattcctctgctgtgttggcTGCAGTAACGGTTAACTTCACTTCTTCTCACTTCAGAAACTAAGacatctgtctttctgttaACCACAGGCCTAACAGACTGTTGATCCTGCACGGCTTTCTAGATGAGAATGTGCACTTTTTCCACACCAACTTCCTGGTGTCTCAACTCATCCGGGCAGGGAAACCATACAACCTGCAGGTAGGAGGATTTACTCATAGACACTGATTTAAGCGGGCGGATAAGTTAATGTCACAAACTAAAGTAATGGTTAAAACACAATAGTGTATCAGGGCTATTATAGGTTTAAAAATTAAAGAATTATGGAGCCAGGGGAGTGGGGTaatattcagagaaaaaaacaaatattctctGGGATTGTAAACTCtaaaatttacaaataaataaataaaatagtgtTTGTTGTTTAGTGGTTGTATCAGCCTCATCTCACCAAAGCTGAGAGTTTAATTTGATTAAGTTATCCATTGTGTAAAGCGGTGATGTCTGTGATTTTGAGTTTTTTCCAGCGAATTTATGACTTTATAATTTCAGAGAATATtcaacttattttttttcttgaacttTAATCTCAGAAGAGTTTTTTCTCCGGATATTACGCCCCCTCCccttgctctgtgtgtttttcttcttcgATAGTTGTCACCTTAAtgataagaataaaaaaagattgGAATTTCAAGTAAGGTggtgtaaaatgtgaaatattcaaatgtcCAGCTCATCCCACCATAACTGAAAATGCTTTTTTGGGGGGGTatgatgtttcctgtttttccagGTTTATCCCAATGAGCGACACAGTATCCGATGTCCAGAGTCTGGAGAACATTACGAGATTACGCTGCTGCACTTCCTCCAGCAGAACCTCTGATAAGccttttcacacactgaccttcccttccttcctcgCTTCCtttgcctcctctcctcatctcctccttcacattctcatttatttaaacttGCATCTCCTTCACTTTTCACTTGATTTTATATATAAACCGAATGCAGGCTATGCCTAAACCTCGTCACACCTCAAGAGTCGTTCGTCAGTCTTAAAGGTGCTGTAGCTTTTTAGCACTGATAAATCATTAAAAGATTATTATTCAGATGTTAGTATAGTTACCATAAATAAGCCTCTTATAGTCTTTGAGGCCTTATGTTACCATGAAGGGAAACTGCCTCAAAACAAGCAGGGGGTGCTGttcacacagaacaaacaggGCTGACGCTCTTTGAGATTatagtgaaaaaaacaaaaaacaaatcaaaatgtgaGAGTGATGAATactgactttaaaaaatgtttcttaatGCACCTTTAACAGAACAGAATTTTCAGCAATGCAAAAAACCTGCTGAGTCCAGTTTTTGGAAACAACTTCAAGTGATTtctcatttaatttcttttgtgccatttctttttttttttttttcgtgatCAGCTCTcttattgttttcctgtttccataATAAACACTGGAGTGAAGTTAGCAAACATGAACCTCTATAAGATCAGACAACAAGCTCTCATTCCCCTTTGACATTTACtttatagtttttgttttgttttgctttgactCCATGTTCTTATGTGCTGGTATGGAAGACTCTTTATGTCGTGTGTCTCACTTAGGCAGatctacaagaaaaaaaaaattacttgtcacatttttattgtgtattgttAAAGTATTTTTATGGATTATTATGCATCTGTAAACTGGTGGAAGTAAGTAGCAACCTCTTGCTGTTTCACTCAATCGCTTGCTTTGTTTTTGCGGgatcttctttttcttctgctgctgggGACTTTTGCACATATTTCATGTTTGCCTTTGTGCCAACAAACTGAACCTTGAGATGATGTTTGACACAACTGTTTGCAGTCTGAGGTGCCTTTCAAGAGCTTAAGAGCGCCTGCTCATATAGTTAATATCAGGGAATCTGTCTGAGGACCTAGGACAATAAAAATGCCTTGTTACATGTGTGTCTGATGACCAACTGTAAGATGAGCTACCATCACCTGTACTCTCA from the Lates calcarifer isolate ASB-BC8 linkage group LG17, TLL_Latcal_v3, whole genome shotgun sequence genome contains:
- the LOC108877441 gene encoding dipeptidyl peptidase 9, producing MHRVKRLKIEDGTEDGQKSVREALAGMMGEDELSESTEVVEMEDVNPTQFQVEKHTWDGLRKIIHNSRKNTGVVINKAPHDFQFVQKDESSPHSHRIYYLGMPYASRDNALLYSDIPKKVRKDALLVLSWKQMLDHFQASPHHGGFSREEELLRERKRLGVSGITSYDYHRSSGLFLFQANSCLYYCRDGGNNSFITAPMNPVEIKTESSGTRMDPKICPGDPNFIGFISNNDIWVTSIETGEEKRLTFCHKGIDNPKEDPKSAGVATFVTQEEFDRFTGYWWSPAAREESDGGKTLQILYEEVDESEVEIIHVPSPALEERKTDVYRYPRAGSKNPDITLKIAEIRTDNLGKIVSTQEKELPVPFTSLFPDAEYITRAGWTKDGKYAWVVMMDRRQQHLQLVLLPPAFFIPANQDKTSRQESLETLGDTVHPLIIYEETSDIWINVHDIFHPFIQTSDDEITFITVNESKTGFCHLYKITSVLQRGSYHWAKGYTHSEDDFKCPVKEEVTVTSGEWEVLANHGAKRSSSPQIWVDEVGKVVYFQGTKDSPLEHHLYVVSYESPGEIVRLTKPGFSHSCSVSQTFDMFISHYSNLTTAPCVHIFKLLSSDSDPLHKEPQFWASMMESSGAAFDSIPPEIFNFTGKSGFELYGMLYKPQNLVPGRKHPTVIFVYGGPQVQLVNNSYKGVKYLRLSTLASLGYVVMVIDGRGSCQRGLKFEGAVKDKMGQVEIDDQVEGLHYVAEKYKCVDLSRVAIHGWSYGGFLSLMGLIHKPDIFKVAIAGAPVTLWMAYDTGYTERYLDTPEKNQKGYEACSVALHVDKLPNEPNRLLILHGFLDENVHFFHTNFLVSQLIRAGKPYNLQVYPNERHSIRCPESGEHYEITLLHFLQQNL